One genomic window of Punica granatum isolate Tunisia-2019 chromosome 1, ASM765513v2, whole genome shotgun sequence includes the following:
- the LOC116204224 gene encoding conserved oligomeric Golgi complex subunit 4 gives MASPSLASNGAEEANEDGTSSSSIHFGAPEALSHVQSLTDVGAMTRLLHECIAYQRALDVELDTLLSRRSDLDRHLLNLQKSAHVLDIVKSDSDHMLSNVRSTSQLADQVSGKVRELDLAQSRVNSTLLHLDAIVDRNNCIEAVKKALEHEDFEAAAKCVQTFLQIDAKYGRDARGWEQMMASKRQLESIVRKRLSAAIDQRDHPTVLRFIRLYSPLALEDEGLQAYVGYLKKVIGMRSRLEFEQLLELVQDPHGSQANFVGCLTNLFKDIVLAVEENHDILRSLCGEDGIVYAICELQEECDSRGSLVLKKYMEYRKLGKISSEINAQNKNLLAVGAGQGPDPREIELYLEEILSLMQLGEDYTEFMLSKIKCLTSVDPDLLPRATKAFRSGSFSKVVQEITGYYVILEGFFMVENVRKAISIDEHVPDSLTTSMVDDVFYVLQSCLRRAIFTSNISSVIAVLSGACSLLGNEYHEALQLKMREPNLGAKLFLGGVGVQKTGTDIATALNNVDVSAEYVLKLKHEIEEQCAEVFPAPADRERVKSCVSELGEMNNTFKQALNSGMEQLVATITPRIRPVLDSVATISYELSEAEYADNEINDPWVQRLLLAVETNVSWLQPLMTATNFDTFVHLVIDFIVKRLEVIMMQKRFSQLGGLQLDRDARALVSHFSSMTQRTVRDKFARLTQMATILNLEKVSEILDFWGENSGPMTWRLTPAEVRRVLALRVDFKPEAIAALKL, from the exons ATGGCATCGCCTTCTCTAGCTTCAAATGGAGCGGAAGAAGCCAATGAAGACGGAACCTCGTCGTCGTCGATCCATTTCGGGGCACCGGAGGCGCTGTCGCACGTGCAGAGCCTGACGGACGTCGGAGCCATGACCCGGCTCCTCCACGAGTGCATCGCCTACCAGAGGGCCCTCGATGTGGAGCTGGACACCCTGCTCTCCCGCCGCTCCGACCTCGACCGCCACCTCCTCAACCTCCAGAAGTCCGCCCACGTCCTCGATATCGTCAAGTCCGACTCCGACCACATGCTCTCCAATGTCCGGTCGACGTCCCAGCTGGCGGATCAGGTGAGCGGCAAGGTCAGGGAGCTGGATCTGGCGCAATCCCGGGTCAACTCCACGCTCCTCCACCTCGACGCCATTGTCGACCGCAACAACTGCATCGAAGCGGTCAAGAAGGCGCTCGAGCACGAGGACTTCGAGGCCGCCGCCAAGTGCGTCCAGACCTTCCTTCAGATCGACGCCAAATACGGTAGAGACGCCCGGGGATGGGAGCAGATGATGGCCTCCAAGCGGCAGCTCGAATCCATTGTTAGGAAGAGGCTTTCCGCCGCCATCGACCAGCGGGACCACCCCACCGTCCTCCGCTTCATCCGCCTCTACTCCCCACTCGCCCTAGAGGACGAGGGCCTCCAGGCCTATGTGGGCTACCTCAAGAAGGTTATCGGCATGAGGTCCCGCCTCGAGTTCGAGCAGCTGCTTGAGCTTGTGCAGGATCCCCATGGCTCGCAGGCCAATTTCGTCGGGTGCCTGACCAACCTCTTCAAGGACATTGTCCTAGCTGTCGAGGAGAATCACGATATCCTCCGCAGCCTCTGTGGGGAAGACGGGATTGTTTACGCCATCTGTGAGCTCCAGGAAGAATGTGATTCTCGGGGATCCCTCGTCCTGAAGAAGTACATGGAGTACCGGAAATTGGGAAAGATCTCATCGGAGATCAATGCCCAGAACAAGAACCTGCTTGCGGTTGGAGCCGGGCAGGGCCCGGACCCAAGGGAGATTGAGCTCTACCTGGAAGAGATACTTTCTCTTATGCAGCTGGGCGAGGATTACACTGAATTCATGCTTTCCAAGATCAAGTGCCTTACTTCGGTTGATCCTGACTTGCTGCCCCGAGCCACCAAGGCCTTTAGGAGCGGAAGCTTCAGTAAAGTGGTGCAAGAGATAACCGGGTATTATGTGATTTTGGAGGGCTTCTTCATGGTGGAGAATGTGAGGAAGGCTATCAGTATAGATGAGCATGTGCCTGACAGCCTCACCACTTCCATGGTCGATGATGTCTTCTATGTCCTTCAGAGCTGCCTCCGCAGGGCCATCTTCACTTCGAATATCAGCTCCGTGATTGCGGTCCTGAGCGGGGCCTGCAGTTTGCTGGGCAATGAGTACCACGAAGCTTTACAGCTGAAAATGAGGGAGCCTAATCTCGGAGCCAAGCTTTTCTTGGGTGGGGTTGGCGTGCAGAAGACCGGAACTGACATTGCCACGGCTTTGAATAATGTGGATGTTAGTGCGGAGTACGTCCTCAAACTCAAGCACGAGATAGAAGAGCAATGTGCTGAG GTGTTCCCTGCTCCAGCTGATAGAGAGAGAGTTAAGTCGTGTGTTTCTGAGCTAGGTGAGATGAACAACACTTTCAAACAGGCTCTGAATTCTGGCATGGAGCAGCTGGTGGCGACTATCACACCCCGAATCCGCCCGGTGCTGGATAGTGTGGCAACCATCAGTTACGAGCTTTCAGAGGCAGAGTATGCAGACAACGAGATCAACGACCCGTGGGTCCAGAGGCTGCTGCTTGCAGTGGAAACAAATGTGTCGTGGCTCCAACCCCTCATGACCGCCACCAACTTCGACACATTTGTGCACTTGGTGATTGATTTCATTGTGAAGAGACTCGAAGTGATAATGATGCAGAAGAGGTTCAGTCAGCTCGGAGGTCTGCAGCTTGACAGAGATGCTAGGGCCCTGGTCAGCCACTTCTCGAGCATGACTCAGAGAACTGTGAGGGACAAGTTTGCGCGTCTTACACAAATGGCCACGATCCTCAACTTGGAGAAGGTCTCGGAGATACTCGACTTCTGGGGGGAGAACTCGGGGCCAATGACTTGGAGACTCACTCCTGCCGAGGTCAGGAGAGTCCTAGCCCTAAGGGTCGATTTCAAGCCAGAAGCCATAGCTGCTCTCAAGCTGTAA